The Lycorma delicatula isolate Av1 chromosome 2, ASM4794821v1, whole genome shotgun sequence DNA window cagtaaattgaagTTCTTGAGAAGGACATCTGCTTTATTGTTAATCTGTTCATTGTTTaaagtgaattaatttcattaacatattaattgggatatattcttttatttgattaattaactgtgttgataatttagaattttgttttttattttaaagaagcttAACTTTTATAGCCTTAActttataaccaattttatatttactaaagaactGTTTAATTGGGTAAATTTACTCacagtgttaatttattttttatatgtaggtttctttaatggtaatttattatGTAGTCTCTATCTATCATctatctaaaagttttttttaaatattcaaaatctggataatttctttttattgttaggtCTGAAATTTCATctgaaaagatgaaattattaattttttaaagctatcaataaaagaaataatctagattttgaatttcaaaactctttttttttcatcgtatatttaatgttatgctaaaatttgttcatttcttacacaattatttttcagtatttctttttttgataacaaatttaattaaaagtggaTGTACTTTTCAAGTACTATGCTGAActgaaaatttacagaaaataagtaaaattaaaagataagtacaaccattaataacaaacaaaaataaaaaaagtgtacaataagttttgataatgggTTTCAAATACTTCAACAATAAATGAATGAAGaagctaaaaaagtaaaaagcagCACCCAATAAACTGTACCTCAtgttcacttaataaaaaaaaaaacaaaaaaaacactttcttatttatttttatttcctataaaaaatattgttttaccttttattataattaaatcgtataattaaataacatatttacaaaactttatgtACATTatctatacaaaatattatttaatacatatcaaCAGTTTTTGCTGCAATTGGTGGCAGTATGTCCATCTTAATGTTGTACTGTTGATCTAGTCCCAGGTATGTATCTGACATAATGTATAGTGTAAGTACATGACAgcctaaaacaaaaagaaattgtcaTTACTcagtttatatacaaaaaaaatttaatttacctataTCAAAAATGTCAATTACAAGCACTTTCATTTTAATGCTTCAAGGGTATTGCATTAGTATGTGTCTCAAATAAGAATATCCTAATTTTTTGAGATTATggcatttatttaaatgttgttcaCTATCTAATTGTGTTTAATGCAAGTTAACGATTCTACTGAGAGTTTTACAGTTAGATGAATGAATATTCAATGATATCGATTACTGAAATGAGCTGGATCCAATTAAACATACAGCCTACAATTCAACAAATGATTATAATAACCACTGTAGATGTAAACaggattttcagaaaatatatatgaacaaCCACATAAAACTgccaaaagtgaaaattaaagaaacattcacAACAAAATATGGTGACACATTCTCGtccatatctttttatttatgacgACATATATTTATCAGTATCATGAACCGACAAGCAAAAATGCAAAtgcttttcaatttattacagaCTGAAGATTTGTAAGCTGAGGTTACATcactaaattatttgataaaaccaaaatttaaaatatctttcatcccctgtaacataaattacaatgaaatgagaaaaaaaaagtaaaatacctgTTGCTGCTGGAGTTGTAAATAGAAGCTGTTGTGTTGTATGATGTGTAACAGGCATTACTCTTTTCAATGCAAGCAATTCTTGAGTTTCAATACTGCCAAGTACTAGGAACCAACCAGGTTCTACTGCTTTAGAAAATTTAGGTGCATGTCCTTTTCTCTCTCTAGAAATAATTTCAATACATATacaagtttagaaaaaataaataactagctTTGCTTTAAATATGATATGCTTAATAAAATAAGCgctctaataaattattataaacctgAATGTACATATAGTGAAAAACTGGCAAGTTTTGTGttgaaagatacattttttatgcaGCAGACATTATcagtttacatataattaatctacaaaattaatgaatctttaCCATGAATTGATTaacaattaattagtaattattcattcacatttttaaagaaaggtttctaatataaataattatcactacggataattttgttttcaacagcaAGTTGCGTGTGGCTGAATAGAATATATCacacagtaattttaattactgcaGCAATATTCTGTCATTACCaaaacaaacaacttaattaaaaaggtATATGTACAGGACTAATCACAGTATACGATGATATTGGGGGATGATTGTATAATGTCATGATTTAACCTCAAACTTCTATTAATAAGATCCTT harbors:
- the LOC142319639 gene encoding activating signal cointegrator 1 complex subunit 3-like isoform X2 codes for the protein MQCTYKQLASILTPELDEGQVDQIYKVIRELPDLKLEFFVRGCWEGEEEDKDRKISRNDKGPPTVLHADQEYTLCIKMIRLNQTRERKGHAPKFSKAVEPGWFLVLGSIETQELLALKRVMPVTHHTTQQLLFTTPAATGCHVLTLYIMSDTYLGLDQQYNIKMDILPPIAAKTVDMY